From Syngnathus typhle isolate RoL2023-S1 ecotype Sweden linkage group LG5, RoL_Styp_1.0, whole genome shotgun sequence:
CATTTCTCCATTTGTGGATACTGACTCTCACCATGGTTTACTGGAGTCCCATAACTTTGGCAATGACTTTGTAACTCTTTCCAGAGTCAATTACTTTATTCCTCAACCAAGCAGGTTTTTAATGATTTCTTAATTGAAAAATGTCTGGAAATAATTAAGCTTGGGTGTGGTGGGTGAAACCGAACTCAGCTTTTCAAAAAATATCATTAGTCATAGTTTAATTATGTTTTAACAAGGTTGCTCTTTTCCACTCAGGGCCAGGAGGCTTTGAATTTGTTTGCTTTAGTAAATCAAAAACTGCATTTCGTCAGTTTGGGTTGCCTTTGTGTGATATTTATGTTTGTTTAATGATCTTAAATAATAGAGGGGAAAATACGCAAAAAGCTCAACGTTCCAGAGGATGGAAAACACTTTTTCATGATAATGTATATTTTAAATCTTGCCAACTTGCTTTTCCACCAAAATATTGCATCAAAATTTCACAGCCCCCTAAGCTGTCAGCAGTCACATATTAAGAGAATTAATTTGTCTATATGTGGTCAGATGTTGCCAGTGACCAGAACACTGTTTGAAATATGCTGTTCTGAGCAAAGTGGACCTGGGGAATGTTTGCAATGACAGTCACCTTTATTCTAATTACTTTCTGAGTAACACCGTACTGTCATCATTTTACCAACAGCACACAGTTTGTCATTGTCCACCTCTCCGGGACACACAACCACCATGAGCGCTCTCCTCAGACTGTCTGTCTGTTTTAGTGTGTTCCCCTTATTTGTGTGTCCACATCTGGCCTCCGGAAAGAAGAACGGCTGCTTCAGAGTCAACAACTGCAAATGCATCATGAAGGATGGCAGTGGGGTGATAAACCTGCAAGCCATGGGAGACGAAGACGGTTTCCTAGGGCGGATGAAGCCTCTCCATGCAGATGACGGGCCCGTCAACGCTGAGTTCCTGCTGACCTTCAGCCCCTGCCAGCCTTTCTCACAGCCGGAGGACCTGACAGGAAGTGACTGTACCAGCGTTGCTGCATGCCTCATTGTCAGGTATTTCCACTGTCAAAAAGCGAGCAATCATATAAAACACGTTTTATGTTATTTTATAGTCTCTCCGTCAGTGTTGGCATCTAATTTTCAAGAAAACAAGCAAAACTTTGTAGCCTAAAGCTGCTCAATGAAGTTGCTACTGGATGATGTCAGTGCCTAATTACAAATCACATTCAGTAGATTTTGTTTGCTGGAAGTTCTCAAATGGACCACAATGACTTTAAGTTTGTTTTTCATcatgtattttttatgtttaaaaGCCAATTAACACCCTGCTTTCTTCATATTTATTGTATGCTGTATATGTGTACCTAGATTAATATGATTTTAACTGTGGTTATTTAACATATCGAGTAGTGATGTTCAATTATAAATTGATTATTCTCGTAATAATTGAAATCATACATATTCAAATGATCATGTAGTTTTTtggtacaaaaagaaaaggtttaaaatgtgtaaaagaataataagacaaataaaagttTTAGAAAAACTGCAAGTTCCTTttgcaagaaaaaaattaaattttgttAAAGTTTAGAAAAAGGTCAAAATGCTGGGGTGGTACGGTGGAGGACTGGTTTGTACTGGTTGATTCCACCTCtggtcctccctgtgtggagtttatatgttctccccgtgcctgcgtggggtGTTTTTCCCGGGTGCTAGTtctgcctactgcctgatgactgctgtGATGGGTTCAgcacaagcggtacagaaaatggatgtttgGTTCCCTTGCATAAATAAACGTAGTATATTATGGTTTACTCACACTTATAAATAATCTTTGTCCATTTTTTCGTAGATTGTGCCATTTGTAATTGTGGATTGTAATAATTTAAATTGTAGTTGATCGTATAAGTTCGATTGATTGCACAGTTTTAGTTTCAAGTAAATTTTGCAACACAATATGcactccgtgagtcgtcaccttaccgtggtgggTTTGCGTGTCCCAATGATGCTAGGAGTTAAGGTGTCTGGGGCTTTATGCCCCtggcagggtcacccatggcaaaagggtccgaGGGGAGGTGCCAGACAAAGCATGGGTCACAGATCCCTGATGACGATTAATAAAAATGGATTCCGTTTCCCCCTCACCAGGGCCCCCCTCAGGAGCCAGGCTTGGCGGTGGGGCTTGAGCGTCTGGTAGCCAGGCCTTCACCCATGGGGcctggccgggcacagcccgtaTAGGCAACATTGGTCTCCCTTGCCATAGGCTCAAAGGGATCGGGTGCAATGGGAGCTGGTCGGCAGCCAAAGATGGGGACCAGATACAGAAACTAGCTATAGGGACATGGAATGCCACTTCTCTGGAGAGAAAGGAGTccaagctggtgtgcgaggcagataAGTTCCAACTAGGCTCAGGCTCACCTCCGCAAACAGTTTGGGCTCTGGTGCCAGTCCTTTCGAGAGGGGTTGGACTcttttccactctggagttgcccacagtgAAAGATgcagagcaggtgtgggcatacttattgcccccggTGTCTGTACATTTGGGTTCATCCTGGTGGCCGAGAAGTCCTTAGAAGTATTGCAGTGTTCGTTTTTGAGACTACATTGTTCTGCTgagtgacttcaatgctcacgtaggCAATAACAGTGAGATCTCGAgtggcgtgattgggaggaacagcCCCAAAGTGGTGTTCTGTTACTGGGCTTTTATGCTCGACATGCTTTGTCCATTACAAACACCATATTCAACCATAAGGTTGTCCCTATGTGCACTTGGCACTAAGAAACCCGAGGccacagttcgatgatcgaatTCATAGTCGTGTCATTGGTTTTGCAGCTGCATGtcttggacactcgggtgaagagaggggtgtGAACGAATTACATCTTCCCATTCTTGCAAAGTTGCAAGCCATTTCATAAAAGTTAGGGACagcctttttgtttagttttcttTGAAAATAACCTCTGGAAAAACATTTACAGTGTGTTGGCTTTTTAAATGCAGTTTTAAAATCATATTGCTAGCTATGACATCCACTAGCCAAAAGCTGAGTTCTACTGTATTTGTTAAGAGTAGCCAATGACTATGATGAAGCAATTTATTGAATATCACGTATAACGTTTCCTCagaaaataagtaaataaggcAAAAAATTCTTGGAAACCTGTTAAGACAAAACGAAACCCTTGGGTGATACACAGATGAACAAGAAAATTCCCAATTTTTTACAACGCAAATTTGGCAAATACTATGTGTTTGGGTCTCGACAAACCAATTGAGAATCACTGATTCAGAGGGAAAAAGTGTTTAATCGTTTGAGACTCCTGAAAAATTATGAAACGTTTTGAGGCAAATGTTACTAGAATATTTAGAAAAGATGCTAAATCCATCAAGAAAACCGTTGACCTCCAGTGCTCTTTGCTGCTATATACTATGCATGCAATGAGATTTTGACGTTATTTTTGTCACTCTTGGTTGGTAGGCTGTAAGAGGATGTTTATTCTATCCAATGAATCATTGCAAACCATGTTTTTTGGTCATCAAATAAATCCACACGTGTTCATCGATCCATCATGTTTttgattccttttttttgttgttaaatTTGACCTATAAAAGCTTGCGCAATAAAGATTTTATCATGCGTTGTAGTTAATAACTAATGTTGATGAACCCAACccttaattcataaatattaatatatatcaTAATTGATTACCAATTATATTATTGTTAGATGATAAAGAAAATCTTATGGACTGAGCAGATTCGATTCAGCAAtctctgattttaaaaaaaggttgATCAGTGTAGCCAGTGTCAAAATGTACAAAGAAAATATTACTTTGGTACATTTTTTTATGCTGCctattttttctgttttcaaGTACCTcggtaatgttttatttaatctgTCCTTGAAACTATGCAGCTGTTAAACCGCAGATGCCCGTTAGGGGCCGCCCTATACACATGTATTCGCTCCGTCTGTGACGTTACTGTGGCAATGGAGACTCCGCGCATTCATAGCACATTCATAATAGAAACAAGAGTATTCATAATCAAAACAAGAGCGATCCGGAGTAAGCTTTCACTCTTTAAGGCTCAAAGATCCATAAATAGTCTTCTACTTGTATACTGTTTTCTTCCACCTGTTAAGGCCCTCAAAGCGTTTCACATCTTTTTTATTTgggtcacgcacacacacacacacgcacacacacacacacacacacacacacacacgcacacacacacacacacacacacacacacacacacacacacacacacacacacacacacacacacacacacacacacacacacacacacacacacacacacacgcgcacacacacacacacacacacacacacacacacacacacactatacaTTTTACAAACCAGTAGTGCACATTTTTCAATCATttctgaaaataaaacaacatatCTTTTAATAGAATTGCACATGAATCATCAGACAACATCTCTTAACCAAATTAAAATACATTGTGCGCTATTGTACCTACAATCCTTGCTCAGGTcatgttttttaaaaagcaaTACAGAAACGTACAAAACACAATAGAGCTCCAGATGTTGGCGACACCATTTGAAGAACCAAAGTGTAGCAGGGGTGGCACATGGCAAGATGGCACAGAGCGGAAGTGGAAGAAACCAATCTTACTTCTGGAATGGAAAGATGTTAGGGTCAAAGTATTGATCACAGGGTATTGTAACTATTTGATTTATAAATTCTTTGGCTTAGTagttttgacacccctgcactacaAGCACGTGTCAGTACAGTTCTTCATTACCTTAAAACACAAGTAAACATGTGTTTTTCATCTCATTAAATTGTGCTTTTGGGTGTAAACACTGCATTGAATATACACGCCTCTCATAATGTATGTTCAAGACAATGTTAAAAAATGgagatatccatccatccattttctgtaacgctctgtccccacgggggtctcgggcgtgctggagcctatccctatcccatcgggcagtaggcgggggacaccctgaactggttgccagccaatcgcagggcacatttTGGGAGATAGAATATTGTAAACAAGGTTTAACTGCAAAATGTTACACATgcttcaaaatataaaatacagtgtagcctcggttttcgaccacaatccgttccagaaggctgttcaagaagtgaattgttcgaattccgaatcatgttttcccattacaaataatgaaagaaatgtaatccgttccaagcaaataaacgccttttttaagcattttttcatttgtgcatgtttgtccgatcgcgcaactgcagcgcaccgccgaacacgcaaccgtagcacgccgccgaccgtgcaactgcaccgcactggtcgcattattgtgacagagcggtcgctaaaatttagaaaatatttttaaagtcctaatgtaccttccaaaatgtaagtggacctcagtgcgcagggagcttaatttggtccgatcgcgcaaccgcagcgcgccgagcgctcagtgtcgcattgctttaggagcgtctttgtgttttaggatggctttactcatcccacttgcttcctttggacgcatgattagagttgttgcaatcctaagagtaacgagaatgtaataacgaatggagtcaattggcatgcgggtcctctcggctcttctcgcgaggttcgacaaccgtatttcgtccgacatccggaGCAAGAAATCTCGAatcttttgttcgaataccgatttgttcgagaaccaggacgttcgaaaaccgaggctccactgttttaatattttatctgTGATAACAGGTATCAAAGGTTCAACAGATACATTCACCGCTATATCAGCTTTGGTGGACATAATGGCAACGAATTCCATTACAACGACACCCTGAGGACACTTTCCGTCTCCTACTTTGGTGAGCTTCAGACTAATTTTGGGGTTTAGTTTTGAAGTCTTGAGCCACTCCTTTGACAGCCTCCACCCACTCTTGTTCTCTTGTCCCAGGGCCCAATGAACTTCCATTGACAATTGTACATTATCACTGTAATCCAAATGAGTCTTCATCCTTTATTCTGGACGAGAGGCTGAAAGCAGAGGAGCCCCTTCAAATCTGGGTGGAGAGTCCCTGTGCTTGTCCAAATGCCTGTGCCATAGGAGATCTGGGTCTTGGCTCGATCTTCCTAATTATCCTGTCACTCAGCGCTGCTGCTTACCTCCTACTTGGTAATTATGTTTTCTATATAACAAGGATGAAAAAGTGTCAAAGTGAAGGGGATTAATTTGTGACAAGTATCCGACGGTGCTTGTGAAAGGATCAgtcaatttcaaaacatttctgaTTTTTGCTAAATAGTCTTGGTTTAAGTTAATTCACACAGCCACATAAATTGTTATTCATGAGTGAGTTGTAAAAATATGACAACAAATTTTCAGCGTGATATTATGTTAGGTTCTAGGTTAGGTAGGTTCTCCAACATGTCTGAATGAAGGTATTTTATCAATATCTTTGCTGTTGAACTAATCCATTGAGCGTGATTTGAGGCCATAGTGGGCATTAATCCTCAATTTGTTTAAGATGGTTGGAATATTTACTCATGGGAAAAATGGCTATTTTTCAGGATGTCAGAGAGCAGTGTTTTGGTGtattgctttcatttgtttgccTATTGAAATGATCTATATTTCGGTGGTTATTAATCCCAGCTGGTTGGATTGTGAGCTAGTATTTTAGTTCAAAATTAATTTAGCTCACTTGTCAATTATGACATTTATTATATGTATGGGAAATTCAAAGGGGAGCTTCTCTCTGCCCAACAGAGTACACATTGAGGAATGCTGTAATTAGTTGTTCAATAATTTTATCTTGTGATATGTGATAAGTGATATGTCTTTATATGTGTatgaatcaaagtcaaagtctgctttattgtcaatttcttcacgtcaagacacacaaagagatcgaaattactatcccatggtgacaagacatagtacacaatatacatacaagtaaacagcacaaaaagtaaaaacaagaaggcacaaacaatgaataaataagagcgatgaataaataacaaataaacaaataacataaataaataaatgtaccgCATCTGAAATAAttatacataaaataaatataaatgataGAATATGTATTTCATTATTCTTAATTTGATATAATAAACCTTTTTTGCTATGGTTATAATTAAGACAGCAAACTCCAATTCAAATTAAGTTGGCATATTGTAGaataaaatgattttcaaaTACTTTTCATCTTATATTTAATTGACTACACTAGAATGATAAGCTATACAGTGTTGTAAACTGCTAAACCAGGagctgtttgtgccttcttgtttttattttgcgttgtttacttgtatgtttatcgtgtactgtgtctcgtcaccgtgggataggggaaacgtaatttcgatttctttgtgtgtcttggcatgaaggaattgacaataaagctgcctctgactctgactctgatggATGTAGTgattgtgtgaagtaatagaaatgaTGTAATGTGAAGGTCATTCCATAAAAGCTTTaggatccatagaataggaccgggcgtgcgtaaaagccatgaccgagccccatccaccgtccccggacagccacccggccgagcgccggccctcgacttccatccacggaggtgaaagagagctccgtagagtaggaccgggcgtgcgtaaaagccataatagtttttcaaaccttctgtgtcactccaaatccttaaatccttcaaactcttcatccgccgtgtcacttagaatcaaagccgctaatgatgccggtagtacgtgaggcccttcgtcatctcgtgatcaatctttgtactttatgtaaacaaccgccacgccaTGCCGCGTCGCACTGCTgacatcacttgaaattcaaattacagtaaccccttgctacatcacggtttgtttatcgcgttttcacttttttggggggggaattaaaaaaaaaaaaaacacataagtcgcttcttattataagtcgcccccccacccaaactatgaaaaacaaacgcgatttataatccgaaaattacggtagttactaGTTTTTACCTTCGGCtaagtggcctagtggtagagtgtccgccctgagactggaaggttgtgggttcaaaccgggtcataccaaagactataaaaatgggacccattacctccctgttggaattggggggttagatcacccaataattcccgagcgcggcgccgctgctgctcactgctcccctctcccctaggggatggattaaaaatcacacggggatgggttaaatgcagaggacaaatttcaccacacccagatgtgtgtgtgacgatcattgtgactttaacttaacttaacttaacttaactaaCTGCTGCATTGTCAATAGAATGTCACtttctgtactgtactgtattctGTTGACAGGCTCCTGTGCACTGAGACCTTTTCGAAGCAGCAGTGGCGTTCAAATTGTTCCAGAACACAGTGTGTGGTGTATGATCTGCTACCTCTTCACTGAAAAAAGGCCAGCAAGAAGACAATATACAGACATGATATATTCTGAAGCATTGCTGAAAGACCAGATGGTGTCTTAGGTTTATTGTGTAACATTAGTGAAGTAACTTTAATGTTTGGTGTGAACTCATAAAGTGTTGATATGTATATTTCATGCTTGTTTGTTTACTTTCACGAAACATAGTACTATACTGCTCATGTGTCTAATGTCTGGAGATCACAAAGCAAAAATGACCACACATGTTCACATTTGGTTCCCCTGTACAATCAAATGAGATACAATACATGATAATGCCTCTACTAAGACAATACAGTACATTCTCCAAACTCAATCCaactccatccattttctgaactgcttttcACACAGAAGGCTGGAGCCATTTGTGGGGGAACCCCTGCACTTACCGGTTGTTTGTGATGAGCCTGCACTGTAATGTGGGACTTGGGAGCGTCTATGAGCATAATTCAAAAAGTCGGTCACCAGTACAGCTGATCCAACGCCAACACTTGCTCTAGAATGCATTGATATATAGAACAGTTATTTCCAACCAACAGTGGTTTTCGCTAGGTTGTAGTAAATTACACAAAATAGCAGAAAAACACGAGCCgacagtgacaaaaaaaaaaaaagctttgctgGCATCTAACTTAATGTCTCAAAAGGAAAATTCCAGGAAAAAGGCCGGTAAGTTGCATATAACTACCACAACGTATCAGTGTTTGAATCGCCCTCAAGTCACTAAAtagcaaagaagcaaagaggatATCTGTCATTATTAAATATTAGCGGCTAGCAGGTTAGCATCTGTACATTTGTATAATTTGCACAACTGCTACTCTTGACTTTAACTAACTCTTTTCACATGTTATTCTGGCATTCAAGCCTTGTATTTTAATACAATTGAAGTGATAATTTAGCATTTCTATTAAACTGTTGGCAGGAGCTCATCTGTAAGTACAATATTTGTTGTTGCTGCACAG
This genomic window contains:
- the LOC133154872 gene encoding uncharacterized protein LOC133154872, yielding MKDGSGVINLQAMGDEDGFLGRMKPLHADDGPVNAEFLLTFSPCQPFSQPEDLTGSDCTSVAACLIVRYQRFNRYIHRYISFGGHNGNEFHYNDTLRTLSVSYFGPNELPLTIVHYHCNPNESSSFILDERLKAEEPLQIWVESPCACPNACAIGDLGLGSIFLIILSLSAAAYLLLGSCALRPFRSSSGVQIVPEHSVWCMICYLFTEKRPARRQYTDMIYSEALLKDQMVS